The stretch of DNA atataactgatttttcatttaaacatcttatatcaaataatttaattaaggAATTTTCATCAGCGATTATAAATAAGTTTTTGTTAATAATATCATTACGTATTATAGATTTATTATATGGAAATGAGGAAATCATGCTACCATTCATTGcatcaaaaattttaatatttttctcaAGACCACTACACAAAAACTTATTATTgtcaaaaaaatttaaatttgttATAATTCCAGTTTCTTTATGTATACATTTTGTTGGCgctattacattttttttctttcttttattattatcacttTTAAACTGTTTTAATTCAtctataatataattattatcatatatgtttattttattatcagCTCCTCCACTTATTATTAATGAAACGTCTTTATTAAACGCTATTGATTTAATCATATCATCATGATTActtaaatataattcattttttatttttattccatcatttttttcttcatttaaaaatatttttattgttccATTAGATAGTCCAATAGCAGACTCATGATATAAATcactatttaatttattatctttacataaattaaaagaaaatattggCATATCAAACactttattttcatctattttattaaaatttttcaaatcataatataataaatttccCTCAAAAGTACTACAATacaatttattttcaattacAATTAATTCAGATATCCATTCAGATACactatctatatttttactttctttttttgttatgGGAACAGTAAATTCTATTTCTATAACACTTTctgataataaattattaagttGCAAAAATTCTTCTATAGAAGATCTTaggatttttttatttattaaaaattcaaaagaaacattttcttttatatctaGTAGCTTTTTTATCATTCTAGATAAATCTATTCTCTTAAAACTAACTGGAATTGTATAAATGTTGttttcaattttatatttattatcttttaaattagaaataaaacatatttgTATTTGCTTTTCGCATATGTTATCTTCATTTGAAGTTATA from Plasmodium relictum strain SGS1 genome assembly, chromosome: 11 encodes:
- a CDS encoding microtubule-associated protein ytm1 homologue, putative, with the translated sequence MKNIEDEIIDDNTESDNNYNDDGNITSNEDNICEKQIQICFISNLKDNKYKIENNIYTIPVSFKRIDLSRMIKKLLDIKENVSFEFLINKKILRSSIEEFLQLNNLLSESVIEIEFTVPITKKESKNIDSVSEWISELIVIENKLYCSTFEGNLLYYDLKNFNKIDENKVFDMPIFSFNLCKDNKLNSDLYHESAIGLSNGTIKIFLNEEKNDGIKIKNELYLSNHDDMIKSIAFNKDVSLIISGGADNKINIYDNNYIIDELKQFKSDNNKRKKKNVIAPTKCIHKETGIITNLNFFDNNKFLCSGLEKNIKIFDAMNGSMISSFPYNKSIIRNDIINKNLFIIADENSLIKLFDIRCLNEKSVISLNENKYYFHDKIITSLKGNKNEIYFLSSSHDGYINIFDVRLNKLPVYTIESEEKTKILSSTWFYKKKKDNSIISADEYNINIHNF